GCGCCGAGTCGTTCGTCGGCGACTGGGCGCCCGGGGAGAACCGGACCGTGACGTTCGACTCGACGGTCTCGCCGGAGTTCGGCGAGGGGGCGTACGCGCTCGTGGCGTCGGTCGACTACCGGGACGCCGACGGGATCGAGGCGACCTCCCCGTCCTCGCGGGCCGGCGTGGTGCCGATCCCCGAGCAGTCGTTCTCCCTCGACGGCGTGGAGGGGACCCTGGAGGTCGGCTACGCCGGCACCGTCAGCGGCACGCTCACCAACGAGGGGCCGCTCGACGTCGACGACGCGGTGCTCGTCGCCGACCCGCAGAGCGACCGGGTGACGATCGGCGAGGGGCGCTACGCGCTCCCGGCGGTCCCGGCGGGCGAGTCGGTCGAGTTCTCGTTCGACGCCGACGTGAGCGGGAGCGCCGACCCCGGCCCCCGGCAGTTCCGGTTCACCACCGAGTACACGAACGGGGACGCGACGCTCGCGGTCGACGAGACCCGCCGGATCGAGATCGCGCCGCGGCAACCGGAGTTCGACCTCGTCGCCGACAACGCGACCGTTCCGGCGGGCGAGACGCGCCGGATCACCTTCGAGATCACCAACCGGCGCCCGGAGACGCTCTCGTCGATCAACGCCGGGCTGTACGCCGACAGCCCCCTCTCGGCCCCCGACGACGAGGCGTTCGTCGACGAGCTGGCGCCCGGCGAGTCGACGGAGATCCGGTTCGACGTGGCGGCCGCGCCCGGCGCGAGCGTCGAGACCCACCCGATCGAGCTGGACTTCCGCTACGACGACGAGCGCGGGAACGACCGCATCTCGGACGTCACCCAGTACCCGGTCGAGGTGACCGAATCGACCGACGACGGCGGGCTCCCGCTCGTCCCGATCGCCGTCGGCCTCCTCGTCGTCGTCGCCGGCGCGGGAGCGGTCGTCTTCTACCGGCGGCGGTAGCTCGATGTCCGACCAGTCAGCCGGACGACGCAGAGGGAGCCCGCCTCGAAGGAGGCGCCCGTGAACGCCGCCGACCGGCTCGTCGAGCGGGTCGACGCGCTCGTCACGGAGCGGCCGGCGGCGGTGATCGCCGCCTTCCTCCTGATCAGCGTCGTCGCCGTCGGCGGGGTGGGCGGGATCACCACCTCCGCCGGCGCCGACCAGTTCACACAGGACATCCCCGCCCAGCGCGCGTTAGACGACATCGACGAGGAGTTCGAGACGTCGATCGGCGGGTCGGCGACGTCGGCGCAGGTGATCGTCACCGACGACAACGTGCTCTCGCGGTCGGCGCTGATCCGCGTCCTGGAGACGCAGCACCGGCTGGAGTCGCGCTCGACCCTGCGGGTGCGCTCGACGACGAGCCACGCCGACGCGATCGCTCGGCGGCTCGACCCGAGCGCGGAGACGCCGGGCGAGCGCCGCGACGCGGTCGCCGAGGCGACGCCGGGAGAGCTACGGGCGGCGATCGCCGACGCCGACGCGGCCGGCGCCGTGGCGGCGCAGGTGTCGGTCGACTACAACCCGACCGCCCAGCGGGCGGGGGCCGCGATCGTCGGGGTCACGTACGACCTGCCCGAGGCGGCGACGACCGCCCGGGTGACCGAGCTGCAGACGCAGAGCGTCGCCGTCGTCGACTCGGTCCCCGGCAACGAGGCGGGCGAGAACGCGGTCCTCTTCGGCGACGGCGTCCTCCAGTCGGAGATCACCGCGCTGCTCACCGACACCGCGATCATCGTGTTCCCCGCGGCGCTGCTCCTGATCTTGGGCTTCCTCGTGTTCGCCTACCGCGACCCGATCGACATGGGGATCGGGCTCGTCGCGCTCCTCATGTCGCTGCTGTGGACGTTCGGGTTCATGGGATACGCGGGGATTCCGTTCTCCGACTCCCTCATCACCGTCTTCCCGCTGCTGCTCGCGGTCGGGATCGACTTCGGGATCCACATCGTCAACCGCTACCGGGAGGAGCGCGGCGAGGGGCTGGGCATCGGGGCTGCGATGCGAACCACGACCGACCAGCTCCTGATCGCCTTCCTGCTGGTCACGATCACCACGGTGTTCGGGCTCGCCTCGAACCTCGTGAGCCCCTTCGAGC
Above is a window of Halorubrum depositum DNA encoding:
- a CDS encoding COG1361 S-layer family protein; protein product: MSRPARAGALVLAVVAVAALVGATAFAGAAAPVGQTDPAVGQGVDDGRTAAVGPTAGGGVTAQTTERQIRGSPALELFASQRTVPSGAESTVTLDVLNTGEMEFGNQLDPRVTTARGLTLEVDDGDVPIEVGDGRTVVGDVRTDASPVQVPLDVTVPDDVPDGRYEVEVTARYRYTFEIIPEFNDHKDRRGTDEFDVTIVVDDGARFAIVETDTEAQVGGGGDVTATLRNVGDEVARDAVVAGSSTGSAAVIGSDGSAESFVGDWAPGENRTVTFDSTVSPEFGEGAYALVASVDYRDADGIEATSPSSRAGVVPIPEQSFSLDGVEGTLEVGYAGTVSGTLTNEGPLDVDDAVLVADPQSDRVTIGEGRYALPAVPAGESVEFSFDADVSGSADPGPRQFRFTTEYTNGDATLAVDETRRIEIAPRQPEFDLVADNATVPAGETRRITFEITNRRPETLSSINAGLYADSPLSAPDDEAFVDELAPGESTEIRFDVAAAPGASVETHPIELDFRYDDERGNDRISDVTQYPVEVTESTDDGGLPLVPIAVGLLVVVAGAGAVVFYRRR